A portion of the Salminus brasiliensis chromosome 11, fSalBra1.hap2, whole genome shotgun sequence genome contains these proteins:
- the LOC140565642 gene encoding uncharacterized protein: MYNLDPKLILGDAKHVTAGRLGRVVYNYFYFYPISSFPPSFPFVCLCRASPAATPSSRYATKVDAKEGKEWKENGKEGKEVEQSRPVSVMSSLSYRNRSSLKDSMSGKGDESSLFSTLKEPGDSQEPSSFRKSKAKDAHDDSYSVSSWRKGEGLDDRGSVISQAYSEAASRARKGMDSRWSEFDKESVVSSVGPSRASTRCTNLDLDLDDAKSSVSAISLASRRRSMSRLDDRQSGYGSPVSPGSSCRSPGNRSRADSRMSLSRSCRLSEFDVDDDAMSVAFSCRSSASRSLSMPPQSRETDSSLPDTSDLKPVSHRNYLDPDLEAAINEVLNYKPITFKRTSLEDSEGQAEEDQDDGRRSVRSGRESSRSSSSSVRRSASAVDCRRSTSSLSSRSSRSSRSSRSSHSGRKSKSKKKKKSHSSGSSEDEPKKRSSKKKGKKKSRKESSSSSSSSSSSSEDSSSESDSSSGASTISYRSTNSVKKAPSRKASASEEEREPGGLSEEAPPLSKKQEKKRKKNVDSVMMKYLYRPDSD, translated from the exons atgtataacCTGGATCCGAAACTGATCCTGGGCGATGCCAAGCATGTCACGGCTGGGCGACTTGGCCGAGTAG tttataattatttttacttCTATCCTAtttcctcctttcctccctcaTTTCCATTTGTCTGTCTTTGCCGTGCTTCTCCTGCTGCCACCCCCTCATCTAGATATGCCACAAAGGTTGATGCCAAAGAGGGAAAAGAGTGGAAAGAGAATGGCAAAGAAGGTAAAGAGGTAGAGCAGAGCAGGCCTGTATCTGTGATGAGTTCCCTCAGCTATAGGAACCGTTCCAGTCTGAAGGACTCCATGAGCGGCAAAGGAGACGAGAGCTCTCTATTTAGCACCCTCAAAGAGCCTGGCGACTCTCAAGAACCATCATCCTTCCGCAAGAGCAAGGCCAAGGATGCCCATGATGACTCCTACTCTGTGAGTTCATGGAGGAAGGGGGAGGGTCTTGATGATAGAGGATCTGTTATCTCTCAGGCATACTCCGAGGCAGCCAGCAGGGCCAGGAAGGGCATGGACAGCCGCTGGTCTGAATTTGACAAGGAGTCAGTTGTATCCTCTGTTGGACCCAGTCGAGCCTCTACGCGCTGCACCAACCTGGATCTGGACCTGGATGATGCCAAGTCCAGCGTGAGTGCCATCAGCCTGGCAAGCCGGCGCCGAAGCATGTCACGACTGGATGACCGGCAGAGCGGGTACGGCTCGCCTGTGAGCCCAGGCTCGAGCTGCCGTAGCCCTGGCAACCGGAGCCGTGCCGATTCCCGCATGTCTCTGTCCCGTAGTTGCCGCCTCAGCGAGTTTGATGTGGACGATGATGCCATGAGTGTGGCCTTCAGCTGCCGTTCATCTGCCAGCCGCAGTCTGTCCATGCCTCCGCAATCCCGAGAGACTGACTCCAGCTTGCCCGACACGTCCGACCTGAAACCAGTCAGCCACCGCAACTACCTGGACCCGGACCTGGAGGCAGCCATCAACGAAGTGCTGAACTATAAGCCCATCACATTCAAGCGCACCAGCCTGGAAGACTCTGAGGGACAGGCTGAAGAAGACCAAGACGATGGCAGGAGAAGCGTGAGGAGCGGTCGAGAAAGCAGCCGAAGCTCCTCTTCCAGTGTGCGTCGCTCCGCTTCTGCTGTAGACTGCAGGCGCTCCACCAGCAGCCTGAGCAGCCGCAGCAGCCGCAGCAGTCGCAGTAGTCGCAGCAGCCACAGCGGAAGGAAGAGCAAGagcaaaaagaagaagaagagccaCAGTTCAGGCTCATCTGAAGATGAACCCAAGAAAAGGAGTTCCAAGAAGAAGGGCAAGAAGAAGTCAAGGAAAGAGTCCTCTTCCtcatcatcttcctcttcctcctcttctgaagATTCCAGCTCTGAGTCAGACTCTAGTTCTGGGGCCTCCACCATCTCGTACCGAAGCACCAACAGTGTCAAAAAAGCCCCCAGCAGGAAAGCTTCAGCTTCTGAAGAGGAAAGAGAGCCTGGAGGGCTTTCTGAAGAAGCTCCTCCACTCAGTAAGaagcaggagaagaagaggaagaagaatgtgGATAGCGTGATGATGAAGTATCTGTACAGACCTGACAGTGACTGA